Proteins encoded together in one Lathyrus oleraceus cultivar Zhongwan6 chromosome 5, CAAS_Psat_ZW6_1.0, whole genome shotgun sequence window:
- the LOC127087610 gene encoding mediator of RNA polymerase II transcription subunit 15a translates to MDTNNLRSDQEAEPNMDTSNWRGGLKPESRQRIVNKVMDTLKRHLPVSGEEGLDELWKISERFEEKLFTAATSQSDYLRKISSKMLAMETKSQGTMATNLTSSLEMLTLEIMSPDTMANNITFNQVDTTNEMK, encoded by the exons ATGGATACTAATAATTTGAGGTCTGATCAAGAAGCTGAACCCAATATGGATACTAGTAATTGGAGAGGTGGATTGAAGCCTGAATCACGCCAAAGAATTGTCAACAAAGT AATGGACACATTAAAAAGACATCTTCCTGTTTCTGGTGAAGAGGGATTGGATGAACTTTGGAAGATTTCCGAGAGGTTTGAAGAGAAGCTTTTTACTGCTGCAACAAGCCAG TCGGATTATCTGAGGAAAATATCTTCGAAGATGCTTGCAATGGAAACTAAATCCCAGGGCACTATGGCCACCAATCTAACATCATCTTTGGAGATGCTTACACTGGAGATTATGTCGCCGGACACTATGGCCAACAATATAACATTTAATCAAGTTGACACTACTAATGAGATGAAGTAG
- the LOC127087611 gene encoding pentatricopeptide repeat-containing protein At1g80550, mitochondrial: MRCWPIHLPSSTTRLLRFRFIPFQSHSSFHNNNFTTQNPNPVPVPAHIPAAVDHTTVHQTLNSFNNDWKRALEFFNWVETEFEFRHSTETYNLTLDILGKFFEFQQCWNLIHKMRNNPHSFPNHTTFRVMFKRYISAHCVEDAVTTFQRLSEFNLKDETSFSNLIDALCEYKHVLEAQDLVFGKKKTLNLAWNVDGVLSSNNTKIYNIVLRGWYKLGWWSKCWEFWDEMDKLGVQKDLHSYSIYMDILSKGGKPWKAVKLFKEMKRKGIKLDVVVYNIVIRAIGVSQGVDFSIRLFREMKDLGFNPTVVTYNTIIRLLCDNYRYKEALTLLRTMRQNGCSPNAVSYQCFFSCLEKPKFIIELFDGMIESGVRPTMDTYVMLLKKFARWGFLRLVFLVWNRMEELGCSPDASAYNVLIDALVEKGLIDTARKYDEEMLAKGLSSKPRKELGTKALGGEFVEE, from the coding sequence ATGCGTTGTTGGCCAATTCATCTTCCATCTTCAACAACTCGCCTCCTTCGATTTCGCTTCATACCCTTCCAATCCCATTCCTCTTTCCACAACAACAACTTCACGACACAAAACCCTAATCCCGTTCCCGTTCCCGCTCATATTCCCGCCGCTGTTGATCACACCACCGTTCATCAAACCCTAAACTCCTTCAACAACGACTGGAAACGCGCACTTGAATTCTTCAATTGGGTAGAAACCGAATTTGAATTCCGTCACTCCACAGAAACATATAACCTAACCCTAGATATTCTCGGCAAATTCTTCGAATTCCAACAATGTTGGAATTTAATTCACAAAATGCGCAACAATCCTCACTCTTTCCCCAATCACACCACCTTCCGCGTCATGTTCAAACGCTACATCTCCGCTCACTGCGTGGAAGACGCAGTCACCACTTTTCAACGTCTCAGTGAGTTCAATTTGAAAGACGAAACCTCTTTCTCCAACCTCATTGACGCTCTCTGCGAATATAAACATGTCCTCGAAGCTCAAGACTTGGTTTTCGGTAAGAAAAAGACTCTTAATTTAGCTTGGAATGTTGATGGGGTTCTGAGTAGTAATAATACTAAGATATACAACATTGTTCTTCGTGGTTGGTACAAATTGGGATGGTGGAGTAAGTGTTGGGAGTTTTGGGATGAAATGGATAAATTAGGGGTTCAAAAGGATCTACATTCTTATTCAATTTATATGGATATTTTGTCTAAAGGTGGAAAGCCTTGGAAAGCTGTGAAGTTGTTTAAGGAGATGAAGAGAAAAGGTATTAAATTAGATGTTGTTGTTTATAACATTGTGATTAGAGCCATTGGTGTTTCTCAAGGTGTTGATTTTTCAATTAGGCTATTTCGAGAAATGAAGGATTTGGGTTTTAATCCTACTGTTGTTACTTATAATACAATCATTAGGCTTTTGTGCGATAATTATAGATATAAGGAAGCTCTTACATTACTTCGAACTATGCGTCAAAATGGTTGTTCTCCTAATGCTGTTTCTTATCAATGCTTTTTTTCTTGTCTTGAGAAACCTAAGTTTATAATTGAGTTGTTTGATGGGATGATTGAAAGTGGGGTTCGTCCTACTATGGACACATATGTTATGCTTCTCAAGAAGTTTGCAAGGTGGGGGTTTCTTCGATTGGTTTTTCTGGTGTGGAATAGAATGGAAGAACTTGGATGTAGTCCTGATGCCTCTGCTTATAATGTTTTGATTGATGCTCTCGTGGAGAAAGGGTTGATAGATACGGCTAGGAAGTATGATGAAGAGATGTTGGCCAAAGGACTTTCGTCTAAGCCGAGGAAAGAGTTGGGAACAAAGGCTTTGGGAGGAGAATTTGTTGAGGAATAG